One Diabrotica virgifera virgifera chromosome 3, PGI_DIABVI_V3a genomic window carries:
- the LOC114327155 gene encoding phosphoserine phosphatase — protein sequence MAVEIQNLVRNADAFCFDVDSTVIQEEGIDELAKFCNKGEEVSNLTAKAMGGAMTFQESLKLRLDIIKPSIYQVRDFLNLKPPRLSPGIRKLVDLLHKRHIPVFLISGGFKCIITPVAGQLQIPLDHVFANRLKFYFTGEFAGFDENEPTSRSGGKAVVINHIKSVYNFKNVVLVGDGATDLEAAPPADAFIGYGGNVIRQAVKSKAKWFITDFNEIIEVLNQ from the exons atggcAGTGGAAATTCAAAACCTTGTAAGGAATGCAGATGCATTTTGTTTTGACGTAGATTCTACAGTTATCCAAGAAGAAGGAATAGACGAGTTAGCAAAATTTTGCAATAAGGGTGAAGAGGTATCCAACTT gaCTGCCAAAGCTATGGGTGGTGCAATGACATTTCAAGAATCCTTAAAGTTACGTTTAGATATAATAAAACCAAGTATATATCAGGTTAGAGATTTTCTAAATTTGAAACCTCCAAGATTGTCTCCTGGAATCAG GAAATTAGTGGATCTTCTGCACAAAAGACATATTCctgtatttttaatttctggTGGTTTCAAATGTATAATAACACCTGTTGCCGGTCAGCTGCAAATTCCCCTTGATCATGTTTTTGCAAATAGACTGAAATTCTATTTTACAG GTGAGTTTGCCGGATTTGACGAAAATGAGCCAACGTCCAGAAGTGGTGGTAAAGCTGTggtcataaatcatataaaatctgtttataacttcaaaaatgtcgTATTGGTTGGGGATGGCGCCACTGATCTTGAAGCAGCTCCACCAGCAGATGCTTTTATAG GATATGGAGGTAACGTTATTCGACAAGCAGTAAAATCAAAAGCTAAATGGTTCATTActgattttaatgaaataatCGAGGTACTAAATCAATGA